In Salmo trutta chromosome 28, fSalTru1.1, whole genome shotgun sequence, one DNA window encodes the following:
- the LOC115166042 gene encoding zinc finger protein 362 isoform X1, giving the protein MPSLRTAWQQQLRTVCSSTQKRTKRPGSAEPIGGRQKEYQSLIIKQDKICNRDIRMAEPRFNNPYFWPPPPSMPGQLDNLVLINKIKEQLMAEKIRPLHLPPNSAPSQQTLLVASSPSDGGQQQHGMPMPKHQQGQHHPQGSVQQPDIALHARPASSSVPVRSVNFITFNVDDADVNMDDKSAVKAKGLWDEWHMRQIVEQPSRVNHRSVFMCPYTGLAPSSRPDGHSTSEALTPTTPTSSSQNRLGGAPSVNIISGLASGPGMEQMKSGGLAGLLGPPPKTPRGRKKIKAESGGPLLVVPYPIMASGADQGCITFPAKEGKTYRCKVCPLTFLSKSEMQIHSKSHTEAKPHKCPHCSKSFANASYLAQHLRIHLGIKPYHCSYCENSFRQLSHLQQHTRIHTGDRPYKCAAPGCEKAFTQLSNLQSHQRQHNKDKPYKCPNCYRAYSDSASLQIHLSTHAIKNAKAYCCSMCGRAYTSETYLMKHMSKHTVVEHLVSHQSPQRTESPSIPIRISLI; this is encoded by the exons ATGCCCAGCCTTCGGACAGCTTGGCAACAGCAGCTACGTACAGTGTGTAGCAGCACCCAGAAGCGAACAAAGCGACCCGGAAGCGCTGAACCAATTGGAGGCAGGCAGAAAGAATACCAATCTTTAATAATAAAGCAAGACAAAATCTGCAATCGGGACATCAG GATGGCTGAGCCTCGGTTCAACAACCCCTACTTCTGGCCTCCGCCTCCCTCCATGCCTGGCCAG CTGGATAACCTGGTGCTCATCAACAAGATCAAGGAGCAGCTGATGGCTGAGAAGATCCGACCCCTACACCTGCCACCCAACTCAGCCCCCTCCCAGCAAACCCTGCTGGTGGCTTCCTCCCCCTCGGACGGGGGGCAGCAGCAGCACGGCATGCCCATGCCCAAGCACCAGCAGGGGCAGCACCACCCTCAGGGCTCGGTCCAGCAGCCCGACATCGCCCTGCACGCCCGCCCAGCCTCCAGCTCTGTGCCAG TTAGATCAGTTAATTTTATTACCTTCAATGTCGATGATGCAGACGTGAATATGGATGACAAGTCAGCAGTGAAGGCCAAAGGACTGTGGGATGAGTGGCACATGCGACAGATCGTCGAGCAGCCCTCTAGAGTTAACCATCGGTCAG TCTTCATGTGCCCATACACAGGTCTGGCCCCGTCGTCCCGGCCGGACGGCCACAGCACTTCCGAGGCCCTCACGCCCACCACACCCACCTCCAGCAGCCAGAACCGACTGGGAGGGGCCCCATCGGTCAACATCATCTCCGGGCTGGCCAGTGGGCCTGGCATGGAGCAGATGAAGAGCGGAGGCCTGGCCGGACTCCTCGGCCCTCCACCCAAGACACCCCGCGGGCGGAAGAAGATCAAAGCGGAGAGCGGAGGGCCTCTTCTGGTGGTGCCCTACCCTATCATGGCCTCTGGCGCAGACCAGGGCTGCATCACCTTCCCTGCCAAAGAGGGCAAAACCTACAG ATGCAAAGTGTGTCCGCTTACCTTCTTGTCCAAGTCGGAGATGCAGATCCACTCCAAGTCCCACACGGAAGCCAAACCCCACAAGTGTCCCCACTGCTCCAAGTCCTTTGCCAACGCATCCTACCTGGCCCAGCACCTCCGCATTCACCTGGGCATCAAGCCTTACCACTGTTCCTACTGCGAGAACTCCTTCCGTCAGCTCTCGCACCTGCAGCAGCACACCAG AATCCACACGGGTGACAGACCCTATAAATGCGCGGCCCCTGGATGTGAAAAGGCCTTTACCCAGCTCTCTAACCTCCAG tctCACCAGAGGCAGCACAACAAGGACAAGCCGTACAAATGTCCCAACTGCTACCGTGCCTACTCAGATTCAGCATCGTTACAGATCCACCTGTCTACGCACGCCATCAAAAACGCTAAGGCCTACTGCTGCAGTATGTGTGGCCGGGCATACACCTCA
- the LOC115166042 gene encoding zinc finger protein 362 isoform X2: MPSLRTAWQQQLRTVCSSTQKRTKRPGSAEPIGGRQKEYQSLIIKQDKICNRDIRMAEPRFNNPYFWPPPPSMPGQLDNLVLINKIKEQLMAEKIRPLHLPPNSAPSQQTLLVASSPSDGGQQQHGMPMPKHQQGQHHPQGSVQQPDIALHARPASSSVPVRSVNFITFNVDDADVNMDDKSAVKAKGLWDEWHMRQIVEQPSRVNHRSGLAPSSRPDGHSTSEALTPTTPTSSSQNRLGGAPSVNIISGLASGPGMEQMKSGGLAGLLGPPPKTPRGRKKIKAESGGPLLVVPYPIMASGADQGCITFPAKEGKTYRCKVCPLTFLSKSEMQIHSKSHTEAKPHKCPHCSKSFANASYLAQHLRIHLGIKPYHCSYCENSFRQLSHLQQHTRIHTGDRPYKCAAPGCEKAFTQLSNLQSHQRQHNKDKPYKCPNCYRAYSDSASLQIHLSTHAIKNAKAYCCSMCGRAYTSETYLMKHMSKHTVVEHLVSHQSPQRTESPSIPIRISLI; the protein is encoded by the exons ATGCCCAGCCTTCGGACAGCTTGGCAACAGCAGCTACGTACAGTGTGTAGCAGCACCCAGAAGCGAACAAAGCGACCCGGAAGCGCTGAACCAATTGGAGGCAGGCAGAAAGAATACCAATCTTTAATAATAAAGCAAGACAAAATCTGCAATCGGGACATCAG GATGGCTGAGCCTCGGTTCAACAACCCCTACTTCTGGCCTCCGCCTCCCTCCATGCCTGGCCAG CTGGATAACCTGGTGCTCATCAACAAGATCAAGGAGCAGCTGATGGCTGAGAAGATCCGACCCCTACACCTGCCACCCAACTCAGCCCCCTCCCAGCAAACCCTGCTGGTGGCTTCCTCCCCCTCGGACGGGGGGCAGCAGCAGCACGGCATGCCCATGCCCAAGCACCAGCAGGGGCAGCACCACCCTCAGGGCTCGGTCCAGCAGCCCGACATCGCCCTGCACGCCCGCCCAGCCTCCAGCTCTGTGCCAG TTAGATCAGTTAATTTTATTACCTTCAATGTCGATGATGCAGACGTGAATATGGATGACAAGTCAGCAGTGAAGGCCAAAGGACTGTGGGATGAGTGGCACATGCGACAGATCGTCGAGCAGCCCTCTAGAGTTAACCATCGGTCAG GTCTGGCCCCGTCGTCCCGGCCGGACGGCCACAGCACTTCCGAGGCCCTCACGCCCACCACACCCACCTCCAGCAGCCAGAACCGACTGGGAGGGGCCCCATCGGTCAACATCATCTCCGGGCTGGCCAGTGGGCCTGGCATGGAGCAGATGAAGAGCGGAGGCCTGGCCGGACTCCTCGGCCCTCCACCCAAGACACCCCGCGGGCGGAAGAAGATCAAAGCGGAGAGCGGAGGGCCTCTTCTGGTGGTGCCCTACCCTATCATGGCCTCTGGCGCAGACCAGGGCTGCATCACCTTCCCTGCCAAAGAGGGCAAAACCTACAG ATGCAAAGTGTGTCCGCTTACCTTCTTGTCCAAGTCGGAGATGCAGATCCACTCCAAGTCCCACACGGAAGCCAAACCCCACAAGTGTCCCCACTGCTCCAAGTCCTTTGCCAACGCATCCTACCTGGCCCAGCACCTCCGCATTCACCTGGGCATCAAGCCTTACCACTGTTCCTACTGCGAGAACTCCTTCCGTCAGCTCTCGCACCTGCAGCAGCACACCAG AATCCACACGGGTGACAGACCCTATAAATGCGCGGCCCCTGGATGTGAAAAGGCCTTTACCCAGCTCTCTAACCTCCAG tctCACCAGAGGCAGCACAACAAGGACAAGCCGTACAAATGTCCCAACTGCTACCGTGCCTACTCAGATTCAGCATCGTTACAGATCCACCTGTCTACGCACGCCATCAAAAACGCTAAGGCCTACTGCTGCAGTATGTGTGGCCGGGCATACACCTCA
- the LOC115166042 gene encoding zinc finger protein 362 isoform X3, whose protein sequence is MPSLRTAWQQQLRTVCSSTQKRTKRPGSAEPIGGRQKEYQSLIIKQDKICNRDIRMAEPRFNNPYFWPPPPSMPGQLDNLVLINKIKEQLMAEKIRPLHLPPNSAPSQQTLLVASSPSDGGQQQHGMPMPKHQQGQHHPQGSVQQPDIALHARPASSSVPDVNMDDKSAVKAKGLWDEWHMRQIVEQPSRVNHRSVFMCPYTGLAPSSRPDGHSTSEALTPTTPTSSSQNRLGGAPSVNIISGLASGPGMEQMKSGGLAGLLGPPPKTPRGRKKIKAESGGPLLVVPYPIMASGADQGCITFPAKEGKTYRCKVCPLTFLSKSEMQIHSKSHTEAKPHKCPHCSKSFANASYLAQHLRIHLGIKPYHCSYCENSFRQLSHLQQHTRIHTGDRPYKCAAPGCEKAFTQLSNLQSHQRQHNKDKPYKCPNCYRAYSDSASLQIHLSTHAIKNAKAYCCSMCGRAYTSETYLMKHMSKHTVVEHLVSHQSPQRTESPSIPIRISLI, encoded by the exons ATGCCCAGCCTTCGGACAGCTTGGCAACAGCAGCTACGTACAGTGTGTAGCAGCACCCAGAAGCGAACAAAGCGACCCGGAAGCGCTGAACCAATTGGAGGCAGGCAGAAAGAATACCAATCTTTAATAATAAAGCAAGACAAAATCTGCAATCGGGACATCAG GATGGCTGAGCCTCGGTTCAACAACCCCTACTTCTGGCCTCCGCCTCCCTCCATGCCTGGCCAG CTGGATAACCTGGTGCTCATCAACAAGATCAAGGAGCAGCTGATGGCTGAGAAGATCCGACCCCTACACCTGCCACCCAACTCAGCCCCCTCCCAGCAAACCCTGCTGGTGGCTTCCTCCCCCTCGGACGGGGGGCAGCAGCAGCACGGCATGCCCATGCCCAAGCACCAGCAGGGGCAGCACCACCCTCAGGGCTCGGTCCAGCAGCCCGACATCGCCCTGCACGCCCGCCCAGCCTCCAGCTCTGTGCCAG ACGTGAATATGGATGACAAGTCAGCAGTGAAGGCCAAAGGACTGTGGGATGAGTGGCACATGCGACAGATCGTCGAGCAGCCCTCTAGAGTTAACCATCGGTCAG TCTTCATGTGCCCATACACAGGTCTGGCCCCGTCGTCCCGGCCGGACGGCCACAGCACTTCCGAGGCCCTCACGCCCACCACACCCACCTCCAGCAGCCAGAACCGACTGGGAGGGGCCCCATCGGTCAACATCATCTCCGGGCTGGCCAGTGGGCCTGGCATGGAGCAGATGAAGAGCGGAGGCCTGGCCGGACTCCTCGGCCCTCCACCCAAGACACCCCGCGGGCGGAAGAAGATCAAAGCGGAGAGCGGAGGGCCTCTTCTGGTGGTGCCCTACCCTATCATGGCCTCTGGCGCAGACCAGGGCTGCATCACCTTCCCTGCCAAAGAGGGCAAAACCTACAG ATGCAAAGTGTGTCCGCTTACCTTCTTGTCCAAGTCGGAGATGCAGATCCACTCCAAGTCCCACACGGAAGCCAAACCCCACAAGTGTCCCCACTGCTCCAAGTCCTTTGCCAACGCATCCTACCTGGCCCAGCACCTCCGCATTCACCTGGGCATCAAGCCTTACCACTGTTCCTACTGCGAGAACTCCTTCCGTCAGCTCTCGCACCTGCAGCAGCACACCAG AATCCACACGGGTGACAGACCCTATAAATGCGCGGCCCCTGGATGTGAAAAGGCCTTTACCCAGCTCTCTAACCTCCAG tctCACCAGAGGCAGCACAACAAGGACAAGCCGTACAAATGTCCCAACTGCTACCGTGCCTACTCAGATTCAGCATCGTTACAGATCCACCTGTCTACGCACGCCATCAAAAACGCTAAGGCCTACTGCTGCAGTATGTGTGGCCGGGCATACACCTCA
- the LOC115166042 gene encoding zinc finger protein 362 isoform X4, whose translation MPSLRTAWQQQLRTVCSSTQKRTKRPGSAEPIGGRQKEYQSLIIKQDKICNRDIRMAEPRFNNPYFWPPPPSMPGQLDNLVLINKIKEQLMAEKIRPLHLPPNSAPSQQTLLVASSPSDGGQQQHGMPMPKHQQGQHHPQGSVQQPDIALHARPASSSVPDVNMDDKSAVKAKGLWDEWHMRQIVEQPSRVNHRSGLAPSSRPDGHSTSEALTPTTPTSSSQNRLGGAPSVNIISGLASGPGMEQMKSGGLAGLLGPPPKTPRGRKKIKAESGGPLLVVPYPIMASGADQGCITFPAKEGKTYRCKVCPLTFLSKSEMQIHSKSHTEAKPHKCPHCSKSFANASYLAQHLRIHLGIKPYHCSYCENSFRQLSHLQQHTRIHTGDRPYKCAAPGCEKAFTQLSNLQSHQRQHNKDKPYKCPNCYRAYSDSASLQIHLSTHAIKNAKAYCCSMCGRAYTSETYLMKHMSKHTVVEHLVSHQSPQRTESPSIPIRISLI comes from the exons ATGCCCAGCCTTCGGACAGCTTGGCAACAGCAGCTACGTACAGTGTGTAGCAGCACCCAGAAGCGAACAAAGCGACCCGGAAGCGCTGAACCAATTGGAGGCAGGCAGAAAGAATACCAATCTTTAATAATAAAGCAAGACAAAATCTGCAATCGGGACATCAG GATGGCTGAGCCTCGGTTCAACAACCCCTACTTCTGGCCTCCGCCTCCCTCCATGCCTGGCCAG CTGGATAACCTGGTGCTCATCAACAAGATCAAGGAGCAGCTGATGGCTGAGAAGATCCGACCCCTACACCTGCCACCCAACTCAGCCCCCTCCCAGCAAACCCTGCTGGTGGCTTCCTCCCCCTCGGACGGGGGGCAGCAGCAGCACGGCATGCCCATGCCCAAGCACCAGCAGGGGCAGCACCACCCTCAGGGCTCGGTCCAGCAGCCCGACATCGCCCTGCACGCCCGCCCAGCCTCCAGCTCTGTGCCAG ACGTGAATATGGATGACAAGTCAGCAGTGAAGGCCAAAGGACTGTGGGATGAGTGGCACATGCGACAGATCGTCGAGCAGCCCTCTAGAGTTAACCATCGGTCAG GTCTGGCCCCGTCGTCCCGGCCGGACGGCCACAGCACTTCCGAGGCCCTCACGCCCACCACACCCACCTCCAGCAGCCAGAACCGACTGGGAGGGGCCCCATCGGTCAACATCATCTCCGGGCTGGCCAGTGGGCCTGGCATGGAGCAGATGAAGAGCGGAGGCCTGGCCGGACTCCTCGGCCCTCCACCCAAGACACCCCGCGGGCGGAAGAAGATCAAAGCGGAGAGCGGAGGGCCTCTTCTGGTGGTGCCCTACCCTATCATGGCCTCTGGCGCAGACCAGGGCTGCATCACCTTCCCTGCCAAAGAGGGCAAAACCTACAG ATGCAAAGTGTGTCCGCTTACCTTCTTGTCCAAGTCGGAGATGCAGATCCACTCCAAGTCCCACACGGAAGCCAAACCCCACAAGTGTCCCCACTGCTCCAAGTCCTTTGCCAACGCATCCTACCTGGCCCAGCACCTCCGCATTCACCTGGGCATCAAGCCTTACCACTGTTCCTACTGCGAGAACTCCTTCCGTCAGCTCTCGCACCTGCAGCAGCACACCAG AATCCACACGGGTGACAGACCCTATAAATGCGCGGCCCCTGGATGTGAAAAGGCCTTTACCCAGCTCTCTAACCTCCAG tctCACCAGAGGCAGCACAACAAGGACAAGCCGTACAAATGTCCCAACTGCTACCGTGCCTACTCAGATTCAGCATCGTTACAGATCCACCTGTCTACGCACGCCATCAAAAACGCTAAGGCCTACTGCTGCAGTATGTGTGGCCGGGCATACACCTCA
- the LOC115166042 gene encoding zinc finger protein 362 isoform X5 gives MAEPRFNNPYFWPPPPSMPGQLDNLVLINKIKEQLMAEKIRPLHLPPNSAPSQQTLLVASSPSDGGQQQHGMPMPKHQQGQHHPQGSVQQPDIALHARPASSSVPVRSVNFITFNVDDADVNMDDKSAVKAKGLWDEWHMRQIVEQPSRVNHRSVFMCPYTGLAPSSRPDGHSTSEALTPTTPTSSSQNRLGGAPSVNIISGLASGPGMEQMKSGGLAGLLGPPPKTPRGRKKIKAESGGPLLVVPYPIMASGADQGCITFPAKEGKTYRCKVCPLTFLSKSEMQIHSKSHTEAKPHKCPHCSKSFANASYLAQHLRIHLGIKPYHCSYCENSFRQLSHLQQHTRIHTGDRPYKCAAPGCEKAFTQLSNLQSHQRQHNKDKPYKCPNCYRAYSDSASLQIHLSTHAIKNAKAYCCSMCGRAYTSETYLMKHMSKHTVVEHLVSHQSPQRTESPSIPIRISLI, from the exons ATGGCTGAGCCTCGGTTCAACAACCCCTACTTCTGGCCTCCGCCTCCCTCCATGCCTGGCCAG CTGGATAACCTGGTGCTCATCAACAAGATCAAGGAGCAGCTGATGGCTGAGAAGATCCGACCCCTACACCTGCCACCCAACTCAGCCCCCTCCCAGCAAACCCTGCTGGTGGCTTCCTCCCCCTCGGACGGGGGGCAGCAGCAGCACGGCATGCCCATGCCCAAGCACCAGCAGGGGCAGCACCACCCTCAGGGCTCGGTCCAGCAGCCCGACATCGCCCTGCACGCCCGCCCAGCCTCCAGCTCTGTGCCAG TTAGATCAGTTAATTTTATTACCTTCAATGTCGATGATGCAGACGTGAATATGGATGACAAGTCAGCAGTGAAGGCCAAAGGACTGTGGGATGAGTGGCACATGCGACAGATCGTCGAGCAGCCCTCTAGAGTTAACCATCGGTCAG TCTTCATGTGCCCATACACAGGTCTGGCCCCGTCGTCCCGGCCGGACGGCCACAGCACTTCCGAGGCCCTCACGCCCACCACACCCACCTCCAGCAGCCAGAACCGACTGGGAGGGGCCCCATCGGTCAACATCATCTCCGGGCTGGCCAGTGGGCCTGGCATGGAGCAGATGAAGAGCGGAGGCCTGGCCGGACTCCTCGGCCCTCCACCCAAGACACCCCGCGGGCGGAAGAAGATCAAAGCGGAGAGCGGAGGGCCTCTTCTGGTGGTGCCCTACCCTATCATGGCCTCTGGCGCAGACCAGGGCTGCATCACCTTCCCTGCCAAAGAGGGCAAAACCTACAG ATGCAAAGTGTGTCCGCTTACCTTCTTGTCCAAGTCGGAGATGCAGATCCACTCCAAGTCCCACACGGAAGCCAAACCCCACAAGTGTCCCCACTGCTCCAAGTCCTTTGCCAACGCATCCTACCTGGCCCAGCACCTCCGCATTCACCTGGGCATCAAGCCTTACCACTGTTCCTACTGCGAGAACTCCTTCCGTCAGCTCTCGCACCTGCAGCAGCACACCAG AATCCACACGGGTGACAGACCCTATAAATGCGCGGCCCCTGGATGTGAAAAGGCCTTTACCCAGCTCTCTAACCTCCAG tctCACCAGAGGCAGCACAACAAGGACAAGCCGTACAAATGTCCCAACTGCTACCGTGCCTACTCAGATTCAGCATCGTTACAGATCCACCTGTCTACGCACGCCATCAAAAACGCTAAGGCCTACTGCTGCAGTATGTGTGGCCGGGCATACACCTCA